In a genomic window of Bicyclus anynana chromosome 5, ilBicAnyn1.1, whole genome shotgun sequence:
- the LOC112052534 gene encoding Golgi reassembly-stacking protein 2: MGSSQSSEVPGGGSEGYHVLRVQEGSPGQKANLEPFFDFIVAIENTRLDQDNDTLKTLLKQNIDKQIKMLIYSTKTQSVREVVITPSENWGGQGLLGVSIRFCSYEGANENVWHILEVHPSSPAELGGLRPFSDYIIGADSIMHESEDLFTIIEAHEGRALKLYVYNINDDACREVVITPNHTWGGEGSLGCGIGYGYLHRIPIRNSQIAPNQNYIPPAMAPQNMQQQQQQFLVSGVQNINISNEATPLVNTNPSTNIESIQVSQPQFLSGVPMVNPGAYTSQTSNVPPGQVNIPPPASLPPMSQTQSMVSNMAAYSSNLADATLTNLGSIPSVSNMQPPAPLPNLPGIPMNQPQPYIPIMPNYNQPLVPSPAPLPQTSQNLVPTFDMSSFTQAPIQPPPLSSGLPVVTPVSLPGMPSITVSATLPVSTMQEIHQQQVSQHQDLLS; the protein is encoded by the exons GTCCAAGAAGGTTCTCCGGGTCAGAAGGCTAATCTCGAACCGTTTTTCGATTTTATAGTAGCTATTGAAAACACTAGATTAGATCAAGACAATGATACGCTAAAAACTCTACTAAAACAGAATAttgataaacaaataaaaatgcttATTTATAGCACAAAAACTCAATCGGTGAGAGAGGTGGTGATTACACCCAGTGAAAACTGGGGAGGGCAAGGCCTTCTAGGTGTCAGTATTCGATTTTGTTCTTATGAAGgtgcaaatgaaaatgtttgGCACATTTTG GAAGTTCATCCATCATCACCTGCAGAATTGGGTGGTTTGAGGCCATTTTCAGATTATATAATTGGAGCAGATTCTATCATGCATGAAAGTGAAGATCTTTTCACTATAATTGAAGCTCACGAAGGAAGAGCATTGAAACTTTATGTATacaatattaatgatgatgCATGCCGTGAAGTTGTGATTACACCAAATCACACGTGGGGAGGTGAAGGAAGTCTCGGATGCGGCATTGGCTATGGCTATTTGCATAGAATCCCTATCAGAAACAGTCAAATTGCACCAAACCAAAATTATATTCCACCAGCTATG gcACCACAAAATATGCAGCAGCAACAGCAGCAGTTTTTGGTATCAGGTGttcaaaacataaatatatccaACGAAGCAACACCACTTGTTAATACTAACCCAAGCACAAATATAGAATCAATTCAAGTTTCACAACCACAATTTCTGTCTGGAGTGCCAATGGTTAACCCTGGAGCTTACACAAGCCAAACTAGCAATGTTCCTCCGGGACAAGTGAACATTCCTCCACCTGCATCTCTACCACCAATGTCACAAACACAGTCTATGGTGTCCAATATGGCAGCATACTCCAGca ATCTTGCTGATGCTACATTGACTAATTTAGGTAGTATACCCTCAGTTTCTAATATGCAACCCCCAGCACCTTTACCAAATTTACCAGGTATTCCTATGAATCAGCCGCAGCCTTATATACCAATAATGCCAAATTATAACCAACCCTTAGTACCATCTCCAGCTCCATTGCCACAGACTTCTCAGAATTTAGTACCAACATTTGATATGAGTAGTTTCACCCAAGCCCCTATTCAGCCTCCACCTTTGAGCAGTGGGTTACCAGTGGTAACGCCAGTATCATTACCGGGGATGCCTTCCATAACTGTTAGCGCTACATTGCCTGTCTCTACCATGCAAGAAATACATCAACAGCAAGTTTCACAACATCAAGATCTGTTATCGTAG